The following proteins are co-located in the Streptomyces sp. DT2A-34 genome:
- a CDS encoding tyrosinase family protein, with the protein MVYVRKNVSKLTRTERRRFVEALLELKRTGEYDEFVRLHIEYFVGDGDRGLRAAHMSPSFLPWHRRFVLDLESALQRVDSSVTVPYWDWTRDRSTTSVPWTDDLLGGTGRPVDRQVMTGPFAYRTGNWTITESITNVEFLTRSLGRPRDPIDLPTRDDLNWALKDPVYDVAPWDSTVTKGFRNKMEGWGNGRVVWRNHNRVHRWVGGVMLGGASVNDPVFWLVHAFMDMQWQRWQRRHRKHRYLPAKPPGRSSAQYGRIVARHERLPPWDVTPDELEDMSEIYRYA; encoded by the coding sequence ATGGTGTACGTGCGTAAGAACGTCAGCAAGCTGACCCGCACCGAGCGGCGGCGGTTCGTCGAGGCGCTGCTCGAACTCAAACGCACCGGTGAGTACGACGAGTTCGTACGGCTGCACATCGAGTACTTCGTCGGTGACGGCGACCGAGGCCTGCGCGCCGCCCATATGTCGCCCTCCTTCCTGCCCTGGCACCGCCGGTTCGTGCTGGACCTGGAGAGCGCCCTGCAGCGTGTCGACTCCTCGGTGACGGTGCCGTACTGGGACTGGACCCGGGACCGTTCGACCACCTCGGTGCCGTGGACCGACGATCTGCTCGGCGGCACCGGGCGCCCCGTGGACCGGCAGGTGATGACCGGGCCGTTCGCCTACCGGACGGGCAACTGGACCATCACAGAGAGCATCACCAACGTCGAGTTCCTCACCCGGAGCCTGGGCCGCCCGCGCGATCCGATCGACCTGCCCACCCGGGACGATCTGAACTGGGCGCTGAAGGACCCCGTCTATGACGTCGCCCCGTGGGACTCGACGGTCACCAAGGGCTTCCGGAACAAGATGGAGGGGTGGGGCAACGGCCGGGTCGTCTGGCGCAACCACAACCGGGTGCATCGCTGGGTCGGGGGAGTCATGCTCGGCGGCGCGTCCGTCAACGACCCCGTCTTCTGGCTGGTCCACGCCTTCATGGACATGCAGTGGCAACGCTGGCAGCGGCGCCACCGCAAACACCGCTACCTGCCGGCGAAGCCACCCGGCCGCAGCAGCGCGCAGTACGGCCGGATCGTCGCCCGGCACGAGCGGCTGCCGCCGTGGGACGTGACTCCGGACGAGCTGGAGGACATGTCCGAGATCTACCGGTACGCCTGA
- a CDS encoding D-2-hydroxyacid dehydrogenase family protein — protein sequence MRLRCAVLDDFQNVATEVADFSPLADDVEVVPFTTHFPDEDALAAALADFDIVVTLRERVPFPASLIARLPRLKLLIASGMRNSVIDYAAAEAHGVTVCGTASSSTPPVELTWALLLGLARGIVRESNAVRTGGPWQQTVGADLHGRRLGLLGLGKIGSRVARVGLAFGMHVGAWSQNLTKEYADEVGVHLAASKEELLADSDFVSVHLALSDRTRGLLGAPELALLKPTAYLINTSRAAIVDQDALLTALHEGRIAGAGIDVFDVEPLPADHPMRTAPRLLATPHLGYVSQANYATYYGQAVENIQAYLAGSPVRRLP from the coding sequence GTGCGGCTGCGCTGTGCTGTGCTCGACGACTTCCAGAACGTGGCGACCGAGGTCGCCGACTTCTCGCCGCTCGCGGACGACGTGGAGGTCGTCCCCTTCACGACCCACTTCCCCGACGAGGACGCCCTCGCCGCGGCCCTGGCCGACTTCGACATCGTCGTCACGCTGCGGGAACGCGTCCCCTTCCCCGCCTCCCTGATCGCCCGTCTCCCCCGGCTGAAGCTGCTGATCGCCTCCGGTATGCGCAACTCGGTCATCGACTACGCCGCCGCCGAGGCGCACGGTGTCACCGTCTGCGGTACGGCGAGCTCCTCGACCCCGCCCGTCGAACTCACCTGGGCCCTGCTGCTCGGCCTCGCCCGCGGCATCGTCCGGGAGAGCAACGCCGTGCGCACCGGCGGCCCCTGGCAGCAGACGGTCGGCGCCGATCTGCACGGGCGCCGCCTGGGACTGCTCGGTCTGGGCAAGATCGGCAGCCGGGTGGCCCGGGTCGGCCTCGCCTTCGGCATGCACGTCGGCGCCTGGAGCCAGAACCTCACCAAGGAGTACGCCGACGAGGTGGGCGTCCATCTGGCCGCGTCCAAGGAGGAGTTGCTCGCCGACAGCGACTTCGTCTCCGTCCACCTGGCCCTGAGCGACCGCACCCGAGGCCTGCTCGGCGCGCCCGAACTCGCCCTGCTCAAGCCGACGGCGTATCTGATCAACACCTCGCGCGCGGCGATCGTCGACCAGGACGCCCTGCTCACCGCCCTGCACGAGGGCCGCATCGCCGGCGCCGGCATCGATGTCTTCGACGTCGAGCCCCTCCCCGCCGACCACCCGATGCGCACGGCCCCGCGCCTGCTCGCCACACCCCACCTGGGCTATGTCTCGCAGGCCAACTACGCGACGTACTACGGCCAGGCGGTCGAGAACATCCAGGCGTACCTGGCGGGTTCACCGGTACGACGGCTGCCCTGA
- a CDS encoding NAD(P)-dependent oxidoreductase — translation MSPRILVTGAGGFIGGHVVAALGESQDVPPSRIRLLLRDPGKLPPGGGPGAGAPAADVVRADLADPASLRGICDGIDVVLHCASHIGDDDHRTETVNDHGTRALVEEATRAGASRVVYVSTAAVYGRGPFTAALPGRLPLAPVSPTSRSRAAAERHVLDAGGVVLRPHLVLGTGDRWVVPGLVRLLGLLSAGLKGCTARHSMVDVRALGRAVVAAGLSDRDLAGVHHVNHPDPVDCSELLDTLAHRLGLRLPGAPLDIDEARTRLAGQPRALHHLGMLAVDHWFADDGFWGGVGADPGAGYARSLAEHALWYRQFVGR, via the coding sequence TTGTCACCACGCATCCTCGTCACCGGTGCCGGCGGCTTCATCGGAGGCCATGTCGTCGCGGCCCTCGGGGAGTCGCAGGACGTGCCGCCGTCCCGGATCCGGCTCCTGCTGCGCGACCCCGGGAAGCTGCCACCGGGCGGCGGCCCCGGCGCAGGGGCCCCGGCGGCGGACGTCGTACGCGCGGACCTCGCCGACCCGGCGTCCCTGCGCGGCATCTGCGACGGCATCGACGTCGTACTGCACTGCGCCTCCCACATCGGCGACGACGACCACCGCACCGAGACCGTCAACGACCACGGCACCCGCGCCCTCGTCGAGGAGGCGACGCGCGCGGGTGCGTCTCGTGTCGTCTACGTGAGTACGGCCGCCGTATACGGTCGAGGTCCCTTCACCGCCGCGCTCCCCGGCCGGCTGCCGCTCGCCCCGGTCTCGCCGACCAGCCGTTCCCGCGCCGCCGCCGAGCGGCATGTGCTGGACGCCGGCGGAGTCGTGCTGCGCCCGCACCTCGTGCTCGGGACCGGCGACCGATGGGTGGTGCCCGGGCTGGTCCGACTGCTGGGGCTGCTGTCGGCGGGCCTGAAGGGCTGCACCGCCCGGCACTCCATGGTCGACGTACGGGCGTTGGGGCGCGCGGTGGTCGCCGCCGGACTGTCGGACCGGGACCTGGCGGGCGTACATCACGTCAACCACCCGGATCCGGTGGACTGTTCGGAACTCCTGGACACGCTGGCCCACCGACTCGGCCTGCGTCTGCCGGGCGCACCCCTGGACATCGACGAGGCCCGAACCCGGCTCGCGGGACAGCCGCGCGCACTGCACCACCTCGGCATGCTCGCCGTGGACCACTGGTTCGCGGACGACGGGTTCTGGGGCGGTGTCGGGGCCGATCCCGGAGCGGGGTACGCGCGGAGCCTGGCCGAACATGCCCTGTGGTATCGGCAGTTCGTGGGCCGGTGA
- a CDS encoding SDR family NAD(P)-dependent oxidoreductase, translated as MDIQRTLTGKIALVTGAGRGIGRAIAGRLAHDGALVGVHYGHSAAAAQEVVAEIRENGGRAFPVEAELGVPGDAAAVFAAFDAGLEGSDVGAGVGGSLDILVNNAGVSGSGPVGQAVPEVFDRMIAVNAKAPFFLVQGALPRMRDGGRIINISSLASRRAFPESVAYAMSKGALDTMTLCLAKELGGRGITVNTVGPGFIETDMNARRRTTPEARAALAARSVFDRIGRPSDVADVVAFLASDDSRWITGQYLDVSGGTDL; from the coding sequence GTGGATATCCAACGCACACTGACGGGCAAGATCGCACTGGTCACCGGGGCCGGCCGGGGGATCGGCAGAGCCATCGCCGGGCGGCTCGCCCACGACGGGGCGCTCGTCGGCGTCCATTACGGCCACAGCGCGGCCGCCGCCCAGGAGGTCGTGGCGGAGATACGCGAGAACGGCGGGCGTGCCTTCCCGGTGGAGGCGGAGCTCGGGGTGCCGGGCGACGCCGCCGCGGTCTTCGCGGCCTTCGACGCCGGGTTGGAGGGAAGCGACGTGGGCGCCGGCGTCGGGGGCTCGCTCGACATCCTGGTGAACAACGCGGGGGTGAGCGGTTCGGGGCCGGTGGGTCAGGCGGTTCCCGAGGTCTTCGACCGCATGATCGCCGTCAATGCCAAGGCGCCGTTCTTCCTCGTGCAGGGCGCGCTGCCGCGGATGCGTGACGGCGGGCGCATCATCAACATCTCCTCGCTCGCCTCACGGCGGGCCTTTCCCGAGTCCGTCGCGTACGCCATGTCCAAGGGCGCGCTGGACACGATGACCCTGTGCCTGGCGAAGGAACTCGGCGGTCGCGGCATCACCGTCAACACGGTCGGGCCGGGTTTCATCGAGACGGACATGAACGCCCGGCGCAGAACCACGCCCGAGGCGCGGGCCGCCCTGGCCGCACGGTCCGTCTTCGACCGGATCGGCAGGCCCTCCGACGTGGCGGACGTGGTGGCGTTCCTCGCCTCCGACGACTCCCGCTGGATCACCGGTCAGTACCTGGACGTCAGCGGGGGCACCGACTTGTGA
- a CDS encoding PRC-barrel domain-containing protein produces MIHSADIREWRNRSVVDPKGHKIGVLEAVYVDTTTDEPAMATVRTGLPTRHHLAFVPLDEATLGPDYVKVSYTKTLVKKAPSVGMDDILPAESEEAIFQHYHMPYQAGAGGERQLARR; encoded by the coding sequence ATGATCCATTCAGCCGATATCCGTGAGTGGCGCAACCGCAGCGTCGTCGACCCGAAGGGCCACAAGATCGGCGTGCTCGAAGCGGTCTACGTCGACACCACCACCGACGAACCGGCCATGGCCACGGTCCGCACCGGCCTCCCCACCCGCCACCACCTGGCCTTCGTTCCCCTCGACGAGGCGACCCTCGGACCGGACTACGTCAAGGTCTCCTACACCAAGACGCTGGTGAAGAAAGCGCCCTCGGTCGGCATGGACGACATCCTGCCCGCCGAGTCGGAGGAAGCGATCTTCCAGCACTACCACATGCCCTACCAGGCAGGCGCAGGCGGCGAGCGGCAACTCGCGCGCCGCTGA
- a CDS encoding ribonuclease BN produces MISRSPVGRGWRRSRETELWSRSLGFAALGFLTLVPLLIIVSSADPEHGRGFAQWLGEGLGVSTSSRQQVEQLFIRPGQALRTTTAFGIAALAVFGLSFGAAVQTGYEKVWDLPPARWWARWRHAVWLGVLTGYLYVSATTTLRREPLAGGAVASLSAVLLLWWSQRLLLGGRIRWRALLPGAVATVIGLIGLRVFSRLVFSPLIASNAVTFGPVGTVLVIQSWLVGVGVVVFGGALVGRLLYEELPRTAHALKRRR; encoded by the coding sequence ATGATCAGCCGTTCGCCCGTCGGGCGCGGATGGCGGCGGAGCAGGGAAACGGAGCTGTGGTCGCGCTCGCTGGGCTTTGCCGCGCTGGGGTTTCTCACGCTGGTGCCGCTGCTGATCATTGTCTCCTCTGCCGACCCCGAGCACGGGCGGGGGTTCGCACAGTGGCTGGGGGAAGGGCTTGGCGTGTCGACGTCCTCCAGGCAGCAGGTCGAGCAGTTGTTCATCCGGCCCGGCCAGGCACTGCGGACCACGACCGCGTTCGGTATCGCCGCCCTTGCCGTGTTCGGTCTGAGCTTCGGGGCGGCGGTGCAGACAGGCTATGAGAAGGTCTGGGACCTGCCTCCGGCCCGCTGGTGGGCCAGGTGGCGGCATGCGGTGTGGCTCGGTGTCCTCACCGGATACCTCTACGTCTCCGCCACCACCACGCTGCGGCGTGAACCTCTGGCAGGTGGGGCCGTCGCGTCGCTGAGTGCCGTGCTGTTGCTGTGGTGGTCCCAGCGCCTGCTCCTCGGCGGGAGGATCCGCTGGCGTGCCCTGTTGCCCGGCGCCGTGGCCACCGTGATCGGGCTGATCGGCCTGAGGGTCTTCTCCAGGCTCGTCTTCTCGCCATTGATCGCATCCAACGCAGTCACCTTCGGACCTGTCGGAACTGTCCTGGTCATCCAGTCCTGGCTGGTCGGCGTGGGTGTCGTCGTCTTCGGCGGGGCGCTGGTCGGCCGACTGCTGTACGAGGAACTCCCACGCACGGCACACGCACTGAAACGGCGCAGATGA